The Streptomyces sp. NBC_01439 genome contains the following window.
CCGCGCACCGGATGCTGTCGGCGCGGGATCTGCTCACCGTCTTCGTCGAGCCGCACTCGGCCCTGGCCGACCGGTTGCGCGGGCGATGTGGTTCCGGTTCGGGGATCGTGGCGGTGCCCGAGCTGCGCCGGCTCGACGAGGCCGAGCTCGGTCGGGCGGCGGCGCTGCCCTCGACCGGACTGGATCCGCGGTTGTTCGCCGCGGCGGCCCTGCTGGAGGGGCGAGCGGGGCAGGAGGAGCCGGTCCCGATGAACCTGGTCGCTGCCCGGGCGGGTCTGTCGCCGCAGCGGCTTCGGGCCCTGGCCCGAAAGCAGCTCGGCATGACGCTGGCGCGGCGGCGCATCTGGCTGAAGCTGCGCCGGAGCGCGGAAGCTCTGGCAGAGGGGTGCAGCCCGGCCGATGCCGCAGCCGCCGGAGGCTTCGCCGATCAGGCCCACCTCACCCGCCGGATGCGGGAGATGATCGGGATGACTCCGGCGGCCGTGCTGCGGGTGATGCAGGTGCTGCCGGCGTCAGCCGCCGGCGCGCCGGGCGACGTACACCGAAATGGACCCGGTGACGGTTGAGACGACCTCGGCCTCGCGGACCCGGTCGAATCCGGCCCCGGTGATGAGGGAGGGCAGGATGCCGTCGGAGTTGGGCTGGGTGTCGGCCCGGCCGTCGGCGAGTTGGACGACGCGGAACGCGGTGCGCATCAGACGGGTGCGCTGGAGTCCGTAGTCGGCCAGGACCAGCCGGCCGCCGGGCCGCAGCACGGTGTGCAGTGCGTCCAGGATCGCCCGCTTCATCGGGAGCGGGCACTGGTGGAGGACGAGGCTGGAGACCGCGGTGTCCACGCTGTCCGCGCCGAGTCGGTCCACCAGTTCGTCGCCCATGCCCTGGAGCCAGTCGACGAGTGCGCCCGCGGCCCGGGCCTTGCGGCGGGCGACGGTCAGGATGCGGGGGTCCGGGTCGATGCCGATGATGTGGGCGGCGGGTTCGATGCGGTGCAGGAGCAGGGCCTGGGAGCCGGTGCCGCAGCCGACGTCGACGATCACCTCTTCCGGCCGCGGAGCCACGTGCATGGCCAGCAGGCCGCGCCAGAGCCGCTCGCGCACCAGGGCGGCCACGGGGTCGTAGAGGCTGGTGGGGGCGAAGCGGCCCGCGGCGGGTGTGAACGCTCGGGCGGCGTGCGGGGTGTCGCGGGGCCGGGGCCCGGAGGGTCCGGGAGGTGCGGAGGGCTGACGGCTACGGCCGGGGGATTCGCTGGACCGGGCCATGACGGCAGTGTCCGGCGCCCCGGCGGTACCGGTCTTGTACGAACCGCTCGCCCCGGGACGCCTCCCGGGGCCGTTACGGCGCGGAGGCTGCCGTCGGACGATGACGCGTACGCCCGTACGCCCCGTCCGTCCCCCCGGTCCGTCCGCCCCCGGCCCGTCCGTCCGCCCGCCTGCCCGTCCGCCCGCCCGCCTGCCCGTCCGCCCGCCCGCGGTCCGGGAGGTGCGCGGTGGACCGGGGCGACCTCGATCGAGTACGAGCTCCGTTCGACGGCGGACCGCGAACGGAGCCCTCGAGCTCAGCGCCGGTGTGCGACCGCCGCCAGGGTGTCCTTGACTTCCTGCACCACGCGGGCCGCGTCCTCCGGGTTGTGCACCACATCCGTGTGGTTCATGTCGATGACGAGGACCTCGCTGGCCGAGTAGTGCTTGTGCACCCAGTCGTCGTAGCCGGACCACAGCGTCCGGTAGTACTCGACGAGGCTCTCGTCCTGTTCGAAGCCGCGGCCCCGCAGCCCGATGCGGTGCAGCACCGTCTCGAAGTCCGCCTTCAGGTAGACCATGAGATCGGGTGCCTTGCGGTACGGCAGACCGTCGATCTCGCGCATCATCTCGTTCAGCAGCCCCTCGTACACCTGCATTTCGAGGGAGCTGATCCGGCCCAGGTCGTGATTGACCTTGGCGAAGTACCAGTCCTCGTAGATGGACCGGTCGAGGACGTTGTCCCCCTGCTTGTACGCCTCCTTGATCGAGGCGAACCGCGTCTGCAGGAAGTAGAGCTGCAGCAGGAAGGGGTAGCGCTTCGCCTGGATCTCTTCGGGGCTCGCCGTGTAGAAGAGCGGCAGGATCGGATTGTCTTCCACGCTCTCGTAGAAGACGTCGCTGCCCAGCTCCTTGGCGAGCAGCTCGGCCACACTCGTCTTGCCGATTCCGATCATGCCTCCGACGCAGATCACTGGCATACCTCACTTCTCCCTGGGGGTCTTCTGTTCGTGGGCGGGTGGGCCGTGCGCCCCACTCCACTGAGACGCACGCCGGCGGTCACGCGATTCCCCGGGATCTTCATGATCAGCGTCATGTGGTCGCCGGCCGGACCAGGGCCCTCGTGCGGGCTGGTCTCCTCGACCGGTCGGCCCGGCCGTTCCGCAGCCGCCGCGCAGAGCGACGAGCCGCAGCCCAACGGCCGCCTTGAATCCTAAATGATGATCAGCCTCTCGCTGGCCAGGGAGCCGGCACCCTCCGTCGCCCGCTGCGGCCCGGGCCGGTACGCCACGGAGGACCCGGACCGCTACGCGGTGCTGGAGCCCGGCCGCCCGTACGCCATCGCGGTCCAGTCCGGATCGACTGCGGGTGCCACAGGCGCCGCGGGCACCGGGGCGTGGACCTGGTACGCCGAGCCGGTCCGACGGGGCGTCGCCGGAGAACGGGAGCACTGGCGGGAGGCCGCCCAGGGGCGAAGTGCGGGGTCCCCTCCGGAGCTCTTCTAGGGGCATCTATATTTAGGGCACCCTAACCTCCAGGTCGTGCGAGTGCTGCCCGCTTGCCGGTCCTGGCCGACCGAGCAGAAACGGAACCTGTATGAGACCCGAATCCACGGCCCTCGTCTCCCCGCGAGCGGACGTCCTGACCGAGACCGTCGAGGGCTTCGGCACGGTCCGCTTCACTCCGGTCGACCCCGTTGTGGACTCCGCCGTGTTGCACTCCTGGGTCGTCGAGGAGCGCGCGCAGTTCTGGGCATGAACGGCGCCAGCCGGGAACTGGTCCAGGAGATCTACGAGGACGTGGACCGCCGCGACACGCACCACGCGTACATGGTCCGGCTGGACGATGAGCCCGTGGCGCTCTTCCAGACGTACGAGCCCTCCGAGGACCGGGTCAGCTACTGCTACGAGGCGCGGGAGGGAGACATCGGCGTCCATCTGATGCTGGCCCCGGCGACGGACCGGCCCCGGCCCGGATTCAGCAGGACCCTGATCGGATCGCTCATCCGGTTCACCTTCCGCGACCCGGCCGTCCTGCGCGCGGTGGCCGAACCCGACGCCTCCAACGCCAAGGCGGTCGCTCTGCTGAACCGGCTCGGCTTCGTCCGGCAGGGCGAGATCACCCTCCCGGAGATCGACTTGCCCGAGGTGTACCTCCCGGAGAAGCGGGCCGTGTTCGCGTTCCTCGACCGCCCCGCCGTACTCCCGGCCGCCGTTGCGGCCGTCCTCCCGGCCTAGTCGTCGACCGGCTGCGGCGCCCCTGCCTGGTCGTCCCTACCGGCCCGGGGCGCGCAGCAGGCCCGCCGGCAGGTAGCCGGAGCGCACGTTCAGCGCCCAGCCGTGTGCCTGTACGGCGAGCGCGGCCAGTGCGATGGCCGTGACCGGTAGCAGCGTCCTCGGCGCGGCATCCGGACCGGTGCTGTCGCGGTGTTTGAGGAGACGGCTGGTCAGGGCCTGCTCGAACGCGGGCTGGTCGTCGTCGAGAAGTACGCGCAGCAGCCGCTGGTCGGCGGTCAGCGCGCCCGCCCCGTCGAGCCGGGCGGCGGCCGCGGCGCGCTCCTCCGCGTCGGGTGTGCGCAGGGGCGGCACCCCGGAAGCGACCCAGGGTGAGCGGGGCGTCTCCACCAGGTGGAGGTAGGCGCAGAGCGCGTCCATCTCCGCGAGTTCGGCCGGGTCGGAGACCGAGCTCAGGGACGAGTGGGGCAGTCCGGCGTGGAACATCGGCGCGTAGTCCGTCTTCAGCAGGGGACCGATCACCCGGGCCCGTTCCCAGACGAGTCCGGTGATCACGTTCAGGGTGAAGGCGTCCACCCAGACCCGGGCCGTGGGCGCCTGGTCGACCGCGTCGCCGAAGTCGAAGTCCTCGCTGCTGAGCTCCTCGCCGATGAGGGGGAAGAGACCTCGTAGTCCCCGCCGGGGCACGTTCCGAGCGTCAGCGCGCCGAGCGCGCACTCCGCCGCCGTACGCAGTGCCAGTCGGCCCGGCTCGCCCACCAGCTGCGGATTCTGGAGGGTGAAAGCGCCGACGTGGTCCAGGAGCTCGTCGCCCATCTCCTGAATTCCCTTGATGGACAGGCTGTTGTAACGCAGTCCGTGCCAGCGGCCGAAGGTCCGCCCGTCAATGTCCTCCAGGGCCCGGCTCGTCCGCTCCGGAGCCCTCTTCGCACGCGGCCGCCTTGTCGAACGGCCCGAGGCAGTTGCGGCCTAACCAATCGAGAAGACGGCACCAGGTGCGGCGTAGTCGACGGGACCGTCGAACCGGGCCGAGGCGCGTGCGACCGCCTGTCGCGGGGTAAGGAACCGGCCGACGTGGGTAACGATCAACCGGCCTGCCCGGGCCGCGCCGGCCGTGTCGCCGGTGTCTTCCGGTGTGTGGTGCACCTTTTCGCCTACGGTCGGCGCCTGGGCGCTGTCGGCCTCGCAGAGCAGCACGTTGCATCCCTCGGCCAGCCGCGTGAGGTTCGCGCACGGTGCTGTGTCCCCGGAGTAGACCAGCGATCGGCCCTCGGCCTCGATGCGTACGGCGAAGGCCGGGACGCCGTGCGCCACTGCCCGGCTGGTCATGGTGAGCGCGCCGACGCGCGTCTGGTGCCCGTCATCCAGTTCATGGACGGAGAAGGCGGACTCGACCGGGCTACGCGTCGAGGTGTTGGTGAGGAAGTGGGCGAGCCGGTTGGCGATGCCCGGCGGCCCGTACAGGGGGATGGGCGCGGCGAGCCGAATATCCGAAAAGAGCGCCGCGTAGTAGGCGGTGAGCAGGTCCGCGCTGTGATCGGCATGCAGATGCGAGATCCAGATTGCATCCACCTCATCGAGCCGGACATGCCGCTGCAGCTGCGCCAGCGTCCCGCTGCCCGCGTCCATCCACACCCGAGTGTCTCCGCTGGACACCAAATAGCCAGAGCAAGGGTTGTCCACGCTCGCATAGGGCGTCGCGGATCCCAGGACGGTGAGACGGAGAAGACGGCTGGTCATCCGGAGAGTCTATGGAACGCTTGAGCCACAGGTGTTGGCGATTTCTCCCTCATCAACCCTGGGTTCGGCAGTGTCCGCCTCGGCATTGCGCCAGACCGTCAGGCCGACGGTGATGAACCCGATTGCCTCGGCGACGCCGACGGTCGGCAGCGGCTCGGTGCGCACCGGCAGGGCGGCGACTCCGCCGTTCCGCCGTTACCAGCCGAAGCGTCGGTTGACCACGGCCGCGAATTCCTCGAACGTCAGCACGCGGTCGCCGTTCTGGTCGGCCGCGTCGAACAGTGCCGAGGAGTCGTGGGTGTCCCCGACGCCCCAGAAGGGGATGGCTCCCTGCGCCGCGAGGGTCGGCCCCTTGGAGCGCAGGGCGCCGATGACCTCGGCGCGGGTCAGGGTCCCGTCCTGGTCGAGGTCGAGGGCGTCGAACAGGCGCCGGGCCTTCTCACTCATCACGTGGTCCTCTCAGCGGTACACGCACCGTCTCTCGGGCGGCGCGTCCTGTAGGTGAGGACGTCGTGAGCCCCTGTCGGGTTGCCCCGCCGGTCTCGGTCTCGGTGTCGGTTTCGGCGCGGCGCGGCGCAGCGCGGCGCGGCGGGGCGTGCTCATGGGTGGCTCCCGGCCCCGCGGCGGTTGAAGGGCAGCCTGCCGAGGACGACCGCCATGCCGCAGGTGTCGGTGAGCGCGGAGAAGACCAGGCCGCCCCCGATCGCCGCGGACAGCAGCGCGAGGGCGGGGTGGAGGAGCAGCCCGAGGGCCAGGCCGAGTAGCACGCCGACGCCCGCGGTGAAGCGGACCTGGCGTTCCATCGCCCAGACGGCCCGCGTCCGGGACCCGTCGGGATGCTGCAGGACGTGGCCCTCGGCGGTCCAGGCCTGGGTGCCGCCCCTGAGGCTCGACGCGGGGATGCCACGGGAGACCAGGGGCCCGGCGGCGTTCTCCGCACGGGCACCGGAGGCGCACACCACGAGCAGGGGCCTGTGTTCGGCGGCACTCCGCAGCTCGGGCAGGCTCCGTGTGAGTCGGTCGAGGGGGACGTTGACGGCGTCGGGCAGGTGGCCGGACGCGAACTCGGCCGGAGTCCGGACGTCGACGACGGTCAGCTCGGACAGCCGTGGGTGCGCCTGGCTGACGTCGAGGCGGGCGGGAACGCTCATGGCGGACCTGGTCCTTGGCAGAGGGGGCGGGAGAAGGGGCTCCGCGGTACGCGGTACGCGGTCACGGGGCTCGGTGCGGCGGGCGACACCGTTGCCGTGTCGGGGATGCTAGGTACCCCGGGACGACCAGACCAGGGGCCGGCGAACCCCGCCACGGAACCGCCACACGCCGGCAACAACCCGCAACGAGCGGCCGAGCCCGCCCTCATCCCCCACCCGCGCGCGGCGCCGCTCGACGGGGTGGACGGCCGCCGCGCTACCAGGTGACGTACAGGGCCTGCGGTGAGCGGTGGATCAGCGTGGGGCGCATCTGCGGCCGCGGGCGGTCCCGGTCCAGCCGCAGCTCCGGCATGCGACGGACGAACAGCTCGAGGGTCAGGCGGAGCTGATCGCGGGCCAGTTGGGATCCCGGGCAGCCGTGGGTCCCGTACCCGAAGGCGAGGTGCTGCCGGTTCCCCGGCCGGGTGATGTCGAACTCCCCGGCCCGCTCGTACCGTCGTTCGTCGCGGTTGGCCGAGCCGAACGCCACCAGCACGGTGGACGCCGCGGGCAGCTTCGTCCCGGCGAGCGTCACCGGCCGGGTCGTGGTCCGCCGGAAGGCCTGGATGGCCGTGTCGTGGCGGACGGCCTCCTCCACCGCCGCCGGGACCAGGGACGGATCGGCGCGGAGCGCCCGCCACTGCCGCCGGTCGCCGAGCAGGTGCAGCAGCATCGTGCCGATGAGGGCGCTCGTCGTGAGGAATCCGGCGATCAGCAGGTTCTGCAGGCTCGTCACCAGCTCGTGGCGCTGTTCGAGGGTGAGCTCGGCGTCACCGGGGGCCAGGGCGGCCACCATGGTCGAGCACATGTCGCCCCGGGGGCGCTCGCGCCGCTCGCGGACGTACCCGTCGAGCAGGTGCTGGAGCGCGACCACGTCCTCGGCCGCGGCCACCTGCCCCTCCGGCGACAGCGGGCGGAACAGCAGCTCCTCGGCCCGGTAGCCGCCGTGCACGGCCGCGGGCACGTCGGCGGGGTCCAGTCCGATCAGCCGTCCGACCACCATCCCGGGCAACCGGCTGGCGTACGCCTCCACCAACTCCGCGGACCCGTCCGCCGCGAAGCCGTCGACCAGTTCCTCCGCGCACGTGCGGGCGTACGGCAGCAGCGCTGCCACCCGGGCGGCGGACAGCCCCCGGTTCAGCGGGGCGCGGTGCCGCCGGTGGGCCGCGTCGTCACTGGACACGACGGTGGGCCGGGGCCCGAACCCCCGCGGCAGGACGCCGAGCGCCGCCTCCGAGAGCGGCATGTCCGGCAGCAGGGCGTTGGCCGAGGAGAAGTCCTCCGTGCGCAGCAGCACCTCCCGTACGTCCTGGTCGCGCGCCACCAACCACGCGTCGAACTCGGGGACGTACATCAGCCCCTCGGCCCGGCGCGCACGGTCGTAGAGCGGATAGGGGTCGCGGTACAGCTCGTCACGCCGCGCCTGGTCGTCGAGCCGAGCCACTGGGACCTCCGGATCACGGTCGGGACCGGGCGGTGGCCACCGCCGCGGGTGTCCTCCGGTGCGCCGGGTCATCCTGCCCGAAACCCGCCCGGCCCGGTAGGGCGCCTGCCAGGAGCGGTGCGGGCCGGGAGCGGTGCGGGCCGACCGGTGCGGGCCGACCGGTGCCGGGGGCGGGCGATGCGCGACCGGGACGATCTGTGACGGAAGTCTGACGTTCCGCCGGTCCGCCTGGATTCCACCACCCCCGGGGTGCTGGAATCGAAGGGTGACGACAGACCACTCCGACTTCGAGGGAACCCCCGTCGGTCGCCGTCTGGTGCTCGGCATGCTCGGGCTCGGCGCCGGGGGCCTCGTGGCCGCACCGTACGTACAGCGCGGGATCGAGGCCTTCCTCGGGGCCGCCTCGGACAAGGACCCGACCGGGCTCACCGGGCTGCTCCCCAACGGAGGTGGCTTCCGCTACTACTCGGTCGCCGCCTCCGTACCGCGGAAGAACGAGCAGGACTACCGGCTCACCGTGGACGGTCTGGTCGAGCGCCCCGCGACGTACACCCTCGACGCCCTGCGCGCCCTGCCGCAGCACCGGGTGGTGCGGGACGTGCAGTGCGTCACCGGCTGGCGGGTCCCCGAGACCCCCTTCGCCGGCGTCAGGCTGTCCCTGTTGCTGGACGCCGCCGGAGTCGGTCCCGAGGCCAAGGCGGTCCGCTTCACCTGCTTCGACGGTGCGTACAGCGAGAGCCTCACGCTCCCGCAGGCCCGGCGCGACGACGTGCTGGTCTGTCTGCAGATGCAGGACGAGCCGGTCAGCCACGCGCACGGCGGCCCGGTCCGGCTCTACGTCGCGCCGATGTACTTCTACAAGTCGGCGAAATGGCTGTCCGGGATCACCGTCACGTCCGAGGTGCGGCCCGGTTACTGGGAGGAGCGGGGCTATGACGTCGACGCCTGGGTCGGAGGGTCCAACGGGCGCAGTGACACCCCCACCGTCTGAACCGGCCCGACGGGTCGTCCGGTTCACCCGTGCCGAGCGCTGGGTCCACCGCACGACCGCCGCACTGACCCTGCTGTGCGTGGCGACCGCCGCCGCTCTGTACGTACCGCAGTTCGCCGAACTGGTCGGCCGCAGGGCTCTCGTGGTGACGGTCCACGAATGGGCCGGCATCCTGCTGCCCGTGCCGTTCCTGATCGGTCTCGCCTCTCCCGCCTTCCGGGCCGATCTGCGCAGGTTGAACCGCTTCGGACCGCACGACAGGAGGTGGCTGCGCGCGGTGCGCGGACGCGACCGCCGGCGCGCGTCCCGGCCCGCGGGGAAGTTCAACGCCGGTCAGAAGCTCTACGCGTCGTGGACCGCAGGTGCTGTCCTGGTGATGCTGGCGACCGGTCTGCTGATGTGGTTCACCCATCTGACACCGCTGATCTGGCGCACCAGTGCCACCTTCGTGCACGACTGGCTGGCCCTGGCCGTAGGGGTGGTACTGGCCGGGCACATCAGGATGGCGCTCGCCGACCCGGAGGCACGCAGGGGCATGCGCACCGGGTCCGTCGAGCGCCCCTGGGCGGAGCGGGAGCACCCGCTGTGGCTGAAGGACGAGCCGAGGAACGAGCGCGCCGAACGGCCGTGAGAAGGGGCTGAGGTCGAGGTCGAGGCGGATGCCGGATGCCGGACGGGCGTTCCGGCGGAACGAGGACGGCCGGGTGTTGCAACACGCTGCAACCAGCGCCGATCCAAGTTGAGTTGACACCGACCCCATCCCTGCACCACCCTTTCACTACTTACCTAGTGAAAGGGTGGTGCAAGGCGTGCTGGAATACCGCATCGACCGGCGCAGCGGCATCGCCACGTACGTGCAGATCGTCCAGCAGACCAAGCAGGCCCTGCGTCTGGGCCTGCTGGAGCCGGGCGACAAGCTGCCGACGGCGCGAGAGGTCGTGGAAGCCACCGCGATCAACCCGAACACCGTCCTCAAGGCCTATCGCGAACTGGAACGCGAAGGCCTCGTCGAGGCGAAGCGGGGGATGGGCACCTTCATCCGCAAGTCCTTGGGCAGCGCCCCGGCCGAGTCCCCGTTGCACGCCGAACTCACCGACTGGGCCCGGCGGGCCCGGGACGCCGGTTTGGAGCGCGACGACGTGGCCGCACTCTTCACATCCGTACTGGAACGACACTTCAAGGGGGACGGCGAAGCATGACGGAAACCGTGATCGAGGCCGAAGGCCTCGGACTGCGCCACGGACGCCGGGGAGGTTGGGCGCTGCGCGACTGCTCCTTCCGCCTCCCCGCAGGCCGCGTGTGCGCGCTCGTCGGGCCCAACGGCGCCGGGAAATCGACCCTCTTGGGCCTCGCCGCCGGCCTCGCGCTCCCCACGGAGGGCACCCTGCGCACCGTGCCGCGCGAGAAGCTCGCGTACGTCGGACAGAACAAGCCCCTCTATCCGCAGTTCACCGTCGCCGAGACCCTGCGGATGGGCCGCGAGCTCAACCCGGGGCGCTGGGACGCGGCGACGGCGCAGCGGATCGTCGAGGCCGGGGAACTCGACCCGCGTACCAAGGTCCGCAGCCTCTCCGGCGGGCAGCGCACCCGCGTCGCGCTGGCCCTGGCCCTCGGCAAGCGCCCCGACCTGCTGCTGCTCGACGAGCCGATGGCCGACCTCGACCCGCTCGCCCGGCGCGAGCTCATGGGCACCCTGATGGCCGACGCCGCAGACAACGGCACCTCCCTGGTGATGTCCTCGCACATCCTGACCGAGCTGGAGGGCGCCTGCGACCACCTCCTGCTCGTCGACCGCGGCCGGATCCGCCTGAGCGGCCCCATCGACGAGGTCGTCGCGGTCCACCGACTGCTCACCGGCCCCGCCGCCGCCTCCGCTCGACTCTCCGCCCACACCGTCGTCGAGTCCCGTACGACCGGCCGCCAGCTCACCGCCCTCGTGCGGCTGCAAGAGCCCGTCGACAACGGGGTCTGGCAGACGGAGCACCCGACCCTGGAGGAAATCCTGCTCGCCCATCTGCGTTCCCCCGATGCCCCGTCCTTCACCGGCCAGGACTCCCTCACCACCTCGGGGGCGCGGGCATGAGCGGCACGACACTGAGGGGCCCGTACTGGGTCGCCGTCCGCCAGCACCGGCACGTGCTGTGGGCGTTGCCCGTCGTCGTGGCCGTCTGCCTCGCCGCCATGGTCGCCCTGCGTTCCTGGGCCGGGGATTCGTCCTCGGACCAGGTGGGCGCGGCGTGGACGAACGACGGCTACCTGCTGCTGCGGCTCTGTGTGCAGTACGCCGGTACGGGCCTGCTGTTCCTGCCGTCACTGGTGGGGGCCTTCGTGGCCGGCCCCATGACGGCCCGCGAGTTGGAGAGCGGCACCTGGCGGCTCGCCCTCACCCAGTCGACCACCCCGAAGGCCTGGCTCGGCTCGAAGGTCGTGGTGGCGGCAGCCGCGTCGGTGCTCGGCGCGGTCGCCCTCGTCGGGGTCTACCGCATCGGCTGGGCGCGGATGGCCGGCACCTACCAACTCCATTGGGCGGACCGGGGAACGTACGAAGCCACCGGCCCGGTACTCGCCGCCTACTGCCTGCTCGGCGTGGCCCTCGGCGTGCTCGTGGGCCAGCTGGTCCGGCGGACGCTGGTGGCCATGGCGCTCACCGGATTGCTCACCGGCCTGGTGCTGCTGGGCGTCGGCGCGCT
Protein-coding sequences here:
- a CDS encoding helix-turn-helix domain-containing protein; protein product: MTTGDGRVQGVGRELGRGLGQGFGVGEGYAWYRGVSPGGSVHRHAAFQLVLAPRDEAALVGADGRVVRGAALLVPPMTAHRMLSARDLLTVFVEPHSALADRLRGRCGSGSGIVAVPELRRLDEAELGRAAALPSTGLDPRLFAAAALLEGRAGQEEPVPMNLVAARAGLSPQRLRALARKQLGMTLARRRIWLKLRRSAEALAEGCSPADAAAAGGFADQAHLTRRMREMIGMTPAAVLRVMQVLPASAAGAPGDVHRNGPGDG
- a CDS encoding class I SAM-dependent methyltransferase, with the translated sequence MARSSESPGRSRQPSAPPGPSGPRPRDTPHAARAFTPAAGRFAPTSLYDPVAALVRERLWRGLLAMHVAPRPEEVIVDVGCGTGSQALLLHRIEPAAHIIGIDPDPRILTVARRKARAAGALVDWLQGMGDELVDRLGADSVDTAVSSLVLHQCPLPMKRAILDALHTVLRPGGRLVLADYGLQRTRLMRTAFRVVQLADGRADTQPNSDGILPSLITGAGFDRVREAEVVSTVTGSISVYVARRAGG
- a CDS encoding deoxynucleoside kinase, with the protein product MPVICVGGMIGIGKTSVAELLAKELGSDVFYESVEDNPILPLFYTASPEEIQAKRYPFLLQLYFLQTRFASIKEAYKQGDNVLDRSIYEDWYFAKVNHDLGRISSLEMQVYEGLLNEMMREIDGLPYRKAPDLMVYLKADFETVLHRIGLRGRGFEQDESLVEYYRTLWSGYDDWVHKHYSASEVLVIDMNHTDVVHNPEDAARVVQEVKDTLAAVAHRR
- a CDS encoding GNAT family N-acetyltransferase — encoded protein: MNGASRELVQEIYEDVDRRDTHHAYMVRLDDEPVALFQTYEPSEDRVSYCYEAREGDIGVHLMLAPATDRPRPGFSRTLIGSLIRFTFRDPAVLRAVAEPDASNAKAVALLNRLGFVRQGEITLPEIDLPEVYLPEKRAVFAFLDRPAVLPAAVAAVLPA
- a CDS encoding immunity 49 family protein, giving the protein MPRRGLRGLFPLIGEELSSEDFDFGDAVDQAPTARVWVDAFTLNVITGLVWERARVIGPLLKTDYAPMFHAGLPHSSLSSVSDPAELAEMDALCAYLHLVETPRSPWVASGVPPLRTPDAEERAAAAARLDGAGALTADQRLLRVLLDDDQPAFEQALTSRLLKHRDSTGPDAAPRTLLPVTAIALAALAVQAHGWALNVRSGYLPAGLLRAPGR
- a CDS encoding MBL fold metallo-hydrolase: MTSRLLRLTVLGSATPYASVDNPCSGYLVSSGDTRVWMDAGSGTLAQLQRHVRLDEVDAIWISHLHADHSADLLTAYYAALFSDIRLAAPIPLYGPPGIANRLAHFLTNTSTRSPVESAFSVHELDDGHQTRVGALTMTSRAVAHGVPAFAVRIEAEGRSLVYSGDTAPCANLTRLAEGCNVLLCEADSAQAPTVGEKVHHTPEDTGDTAGAARAGRLIVTHVGRFLTPRQAVARASARFDGPVDYAAPGAVFSIG
- a CDS encoding EF-hand domain-containing protein, yielding MSEKARRLFDALDLDQDGTLTRAEVIGALRSKGPTLAAQGAIPFWGVGDTHDSSALFDAADQNGDRVLTFEEFAAVVNRRFGW
- a CDS encoding rhodanese-like domain-containing protein, translated to MSVPARLDVSQAHPRLSELTVVDVRTPAEFASGHLPDAVNVPLDRLTRSLPELRSAAEHRPLLVVCASGARAENAAGPLVSRGIPASSLRGGTQAWTAEGHVLQHPDGSRTRAVWAMERQVRFTAGVGVLLGLALGLLLHPALALLSAAIGGGLVFSALTDTCGMAVVLGRLPFNRRGAGSHP
- a CDS encoding cytochrome P450, which translates into the protein MARLDDQARRDELYRDPYPLYDRARRAEGLMYVPEFDAWLVARDQDVREVLLRTEDFSSANALLPDMPLSEAALGVLPRGFGPRPTVVSSDDAAHRRHRAPLNRGLSAARVAALLPYARTCAEELVDGFAADGSAELVEAYASRLPGMVVGRLIGLDPADVPAAVHGGYRAEELLFRPLSPEGQVAAAEDVVALQHLLDGYVRERRERPRGDMCSTMVAALAPGDAELTLEQRHELVTSLQNLLIAGFLTTSALIGTMLLHLLGDRRQWRALRADPSLVPAAVEEAVRHDTAIQAFRRTTTRPVTLAGTKLPAASTVLVAFGSANRDERRYERAGEFDITRPGNRQHLAFGYGTHGCPGSQLARDQLRLTLELFVRRMPELRLDRDRPRPQMRPTLIHRSPQALYVTW
- a CDS encoding molybdopterin-dependent oxidoreductase; this translates as MLGLGAGGLVAAPYVQRGIEAFLGAASDKDPTGLTGLLPNGGGFRYYSVAASVPRKNEQDYRLTVDGLVERPATYTLDALRALPQHRVVRDVQCVTGWRVPETPFAGVRLSLLLDAAGVGPEAKAVRFTCFDGAYSESLTLPQARRDDVLVCLQMQDEPVSHAHGGPVRLYVAPMYFYKSAKWLSGITVTSEVRPGYWEERGYDVDAWVGGSNGRSDTPTV
- a CDS encoding cytochrome b/b6 domain-containing protein codes for the protein MTSTPGSEGPTGAVTPPPSEPARRVVRFTRAERWVHRTTAALTLLCVATAAALYVPQFAELVGRRALVVTVHEWAGILLPVPFLIGLASPAFRADLRRLNRFGPHDRRWLRAVRGRDRRRASRPAGKFNAGQKLYASWTAGAVLVMLATGLLMWFTHLTPLIWRTSATFVHDWLALAVGVVLAGHIRMALADPEARRGMRTGSVERPWAEREHPLWLKDEPRNERAERP
- a CDS encoding GntR family transcriptional regulator, with the translated sequence MLEYRIDRRSGIATYVQIVQQTKQALRLGLLEPGDKLPTAREVVEATAINPNTVLKAYRELEREGLVEAKRGMGTFIRKSLGSAPAESPLHAELTDWARRARDAGLERDDVAALFTSVLERHFKGDGEA
- a CDS encoding ABC transporter ATP-binding protein; the protein is MTETVIEAEGLGLRHGRRGGWALRDCSFRLPAGRVCALVGPNGAGKSTLLGLAAGLALPTEGTLRTVPREKLAYVGQNKPLYPQFTVAETLRMGRELNPGRWDAATAQRIVEAGELDPRTKVRSLSGGQRTRVALALALGKRPDLLLLDEPMADLDPLARRELMGTLMADAADNGTSLVMSSHILTELEGACDHLLLVDRGRIRLSGPIDEVVAVHRLLTGPAAASARLSAHTVVESRTTGRQLTALVRLQEPVDNGVWQTEHPTLEEILLAHLRSPDAPSFTGQDSLTTSGARA
- a CDS encoding ABC transporter permease, giving the protein MSGTTLRGPYWVAVRQHRHVLWALPVVVAVCLAAMVALRSWAGDSSSDQVGAAWTNDGYLLLRLCVQYAGTGLLFLPSLVGAFVAGPMTARELESGTWRLALTQSTTPKAWLGSKVVVAAAASVLGAVALVGVYRIGWARMAGTYQLHWADRGTYEATGPVLAAYCLLGVALGVLVGQLVRRTLVAMALTGLLTGLVLLGVGALRWSILPVETGTMPLQGNLAKLIPGDSLMMDTGLLTSTGERLPEYACFERTHHLSTCPADLDVTGWYAEFHPVSHYWPTQLIESSLVLAVAGVALFAAFRLVGARRA